In Candidatus Pantoea floridensis, a single genomic region encodes these proteins:
- the entS gene encoding enterobactin transporter EntS has translation MAKPSIFLDFSLLKNNPSFRAIFCARMLSVFALGMLAVGVPVQIQAMTGSTLQVGVAVMLDGVGMFIGLLLGGVLADRYDRRKLILFARGTCGIGFVLLSLNAFSLAPSLLALYFLAFWDGFFGALGMTALMAVIPLIVGREHLAEAGALSMLTVRLGAILSPAIGGMIIVAAGVGWAFAVAAIGTLATLIPLVRLPAMKPEQQEPEHPLRALASGIQFVCQHKVVGAVVLVGLLLSMVGAVRILFPALALTLHADASALGLMYSAVPLGAMIGAFTSGWVRQLARPGRVLIGCALLAFACIASLGFYSHLLPALLALVCYGYSNAIASLLQFMLTQHHTPDALLGRVNSLGTAQDVTGDSLGALGLGALARVLAPLSSVLWFGGLAAGLLVLLALAARGLRTARLGDQPDASRPATADA, from the coding sequence ATGGCTAAGCCCTCGATATTTTTAGATTTTAGTTTGCTGAAAAATAACCCGTCATTCCGCGCAATATTCTGCGCTCGCATGCTGTCGGTGTTTGCGCTCGGCATGCTGGCGGTGGGTGTGCCGGTGCAGATTCAGGCCATGACCGGCTCCACGCTGCAGGTGGGCGTGGCGGTGATGCTCGATGGCGTCGGCATGTTTATCGGCCTGCTGCTTGGCGGTGTGCTCGCAGATCGCTACGATCGCCGCAAGCTGATCCTGTTTGCACGCGGCACCTGCGGCATCGGCTTTGTGCTGCTCAGCCTGAATGCCTTCAGCTTAGCGCCTTCGCTGCTGGCGCTCTATTTTCTCGCCTTTTGGGATGGCTTCTTTGGAGCGCTGGGCATGACCGCACTGATGGCAGTGATCCCGCTGATCGTCGGACGCGAACATCTGGCTGAAGCCGGTGCGCTCAGCATGCTAACGGTGCGCCTCGGCGCGATTCTCTCGCCAGCGATTGGCGGGATGATTATCGTCGCGGCAGGCGTCGGCTGGGCCTTTGCGGTCGCCGCCATCGGTACGCTGGCTACGCTGATTCCGCTAGTGCGTTTGCCCGCCATGAAACCTGAACAGCAGGAACCGGAGCATCCGCTGCGCGCGCTGGCGAGCGGCATTCAATTTGTTTGCCAGCATAAAGTGGTGGGCGCGGTGGTGCTGGTTGGGTTACTGCTCAGCATGGTGGGCGCGGTGCGTATACTGTTCCCGGCGCTGGCGCTAACCTTGCACGCCGATGCCTCGGCATTAGGTTTGATGTATTCTGCGGTGCCGCTGGGCGCGATGATCGGCGCATTTACCAGCGGCTGGGTGCGACAACTGGCACGCCCGGGGCGGGTGCTGATCGGTTGTGCGCTGCTGGCGTTTGCCTGCATCGCCTCGCTCGGTTTCTACAGCCATTTGCTGCCCGCACTGCTGGCGCTGGTGTGTTACGGCTACAGCAACGCTATCGCCTCGCTGTTGCAATTTATGCTGACGCAGCATCACACGCCGGATGCGCTGCTGGGTCGCGTTAACAGCCTTGGCACAGCACAGGATGTGACGGGCGATTCGCTTGGCGCATTAGGTTTGGGGGCACTGGCACGGGTGTTGGCGCCGTTGAGCAGCGTGTTGTGGTTTGGTGGCCTGGCGGCGGGGCTGTTGGTCTTGCTGGCGCTGGCGGCGCGCGGCCTGCGCACCGCACGCCTCGGCGATCAGCCTGATGCGTCGCGACCAGCCACCGCTGACGCTTGA
- the fepB gene encoding Fe2+-enterobactin ABC transporter substrate-binding protein, which translates to MRFPALSLLLTLFFICTHAHATASWPRTIQTPQGPLTLQQPPQRIVSTSVTLSGTLLAINAPLIGSGATSRNSSVADAQGFFTQWSEVAKARQVKPLYVSQPNAEAIAAEAPDLIVMAATGGDSALRLYDQLQTIAPVLVIDYGDKSWQALALQLGDITGHEADAKKLIAAFDQRVAAVRNTITLPPQPTSAVVYYEDGRGMNLWTPASAQGALLKALGFTLAAPPASFQGSTSMGKRNDIIQLNGENMADGITGNTILLFAADEKTVPQVAKNPFLAHLPAVQQHAIFAVGNDTFRLDYYSASNMLSSIERQFTHQASAVAGRDASG; encoded by the coding sequence ATGCGTTTTCCCGCTCTTTCTCTGCTGCTCACCCTATTTTTCATCTGCACCCACGCCCACGCAACCGCCAGCTGGCCGCGCACCATCCAAACCCCGCAAGGCCCACTTACGCTGCAACAGCCGCCGCAGCGTATTGTTTCGACCAGCGTCACGCTGAGCGGCACTTTGCTGGCAATTAATGCGCCGCTGATCGGCTCTGGCGCCACCAGCCGCAATAGCAGCGTGGCGGATGCGCAGGGCTTCTTTACTCAGTGGAGTGAAGTGGCGAAAGCGCGTCAGGTAAAACCGCTGTACGTGTCGCAGCCAAACGCCGAAGCGATTGCGGCCGAAGCGCCGGACTTGATCGTGATGGCCGCCACCGGCGGGGATTCAGCGCTGCGCTTGTACGATCAGCTGCAAACCATTGCGCCGGTATTAGTGATCGACTACGGCGATAAGAGCTGGCAGGCATTAGCTTTACAGCTGGGCGACATCACCGGTCATGAAGCGGATGCGAAAAAGCTGATAGCTGCGTTTGACCAGCGCGTCGCAGCGGTGCGCAATACGATCACGCTGCCGCCGCAGCCGACGTCTGCCGTGGTCTATTACGAAGATGGACGCGGCATGAACCTATGGACACCGGCCTCGGCGCAGGGTGCGCTGTTAAAGGCGTTGGGCTTTACCTTGGCCGCGCCGCCCGCGAGTTTTCAGGGCAGCACCAGCATGGGCAAGCGCAATGACATCATTCAGCTAAACGGTGAAAATATGGCCGATGGCATCACCGGCAACACTATTTTGCTGTTTGCGGCCGATGAGAAAACCGTGCCGCAGGTGGCGAAGAATCCATTCCTCGCCCATCTGCCCGCGGTGCAGCAGCACGCTATTTTTGCCGTGGGGAACGACACTTTCCGCCTCGATTACTACAGCGCCAGCAATATGCTGAGCAGCATCGAGCGGCAATTCACGCATCAAGCGTCAGCGGTGGCTGGTCGCGACGCATCAGGCTGA
- a CDS encoding ABC transporter substrate-binding protein, with protein MNTLRTIFTTLLLLASAHVHAAEKVRLLLDWFINPNHAAIFAAQHSGAFKKEGLDVEMIAPADSASVPLLLAAGKADLAISYQPQLYTLVEKDVPVIRVGTLINQPLNTLTTLASDIHSLKDFAGKTLGYAVPGTEDVAIRNMLKSQGVDVATVKLINLNMDGESALLTHKIEGAMTIFRNYELLDLQDKGANPTVFKPEDYGVPAYDELIILANQKTAAQDKRIPAFLRGLDAGVAWLRAHPQEAWQAFIKQYPELNTKLNHEAWQATLPYFAAHSAEFDRARYQAFGEYMKANGVIKDVAPMARYSLQ; from the coding sequence CTATTTTTACCACCTTGCTGTTGCTGGCTTCTGCTCATGTCCACGCCGCAGAGAAAGTTCGTTTGCTGCTCGACTGGTTTATTAACCCGAATCATGCCGCGATTTTTGCGGCTCAGCACAGCGGGGCTTTCAAAAAAGAGGGGCTGGACGTAGAGATGATCGCGCCTGCCGATTCCGCCTCTGTACCGCTGCTCTTGGCCGCAGGTAAAGCCGATCTTGCTATCAGCTATCAGCCGCAGCTCTATACGCTGGTGGAGAAGGATGTGCCAGTCATCCGCGTTGGCACTTTAATCAATCAGCCACTGAATACGCTGACCACGCTTGCGAGCGATATTCACTCTTTAAAAGATTTTGCAGGGAAAACGCTGGGCTATGCGGTACCGGGAACGGAAGACGTGGCAATTCGCAATATGCTGAAATCGCAGGGCGTTGATGTTGCCACCGTGAAGCTGATTAACCTGAATATGGACGGTGAATCAGCGCTATTGACGCACAAGATTGAGGGTGCGATGACCATCTTCCGCAACTATGAGCTGCTGGATCTGCAGGACAAAGGCGCCAATCCGACGGTGTTCAAACCTGAGGATTACGGTGTGCCGGCGTATGACGAACTGATTATTCTGGCAAATCAAAAAACGGCCGCGCAGGACAAACGTATTCCGGCGTTTTTGCGCGGGCTTGATGCGGGTGTGGCATGGCTGCGCGCGCATCCGCAAGAGGCGTGGCAGGCATTTATCAAGCAATATCCAGAGCTGAACACCAAACTAAACCATGAAGCGTGGCAGGCGACGCTACCGTACTTTGCTGCGCACAGCGCAGAGTTTGATCGGGCGCGCTATCAGGCATTTGGTGAGTATATGAAAGCGAATGGTGTGATTAAGGATGTGGCGCCGATGGCGCGTTATTCACTGCAGTAA